The following nucleotide sequence is from Triticum dicoccoides isolate Atlit2015 ecotype Zavitan chromosome 7B, WEW_v2.0, whole genome shotgun sequence.
CAACTTGCATGCATATGCATGTCTTTTCTCTTTTGGATCAATTTGATCGGTGCACGTACGGCGTCCCTGGATCAGTTGATGATCAGCCACtgccgccggagccgccaccgccgccgttgatGACGCCGTCGTTGCCGATGTTGAAGGACGGCTCGGGCGGCAGGAAGGGCGGCAGCGCGGTGAGCGAGGTGGAGGAGACCCGCCGGATGGAGCAGCACCGCAGGATCCGGCGGCGCTTGTTGAAGGGGTTCTCCGGCTTGGCCAGCACGTCCTTGCTGCTGGTGGTGCCGGCCCCGGCCACGTCCTGCAGGTTCGCGAACGACCGCGACTTGCCGGAGAAGAAGCTCGACAGCCCCCGCCTGCCAAATCAAGAACTCGCAAATTAACCCACCGACCGAACCGAGAATTCGCCGTTCTTGCAAGAAAGAATTGGTAGGGTTGTTAATGGGGATGATTAAGGGAAGGGAGGTAAAGCTGGTTAATTACTTGATGGGGAGGGCGTCGTCGAGGGCGTCCAGGCTCGCGAGCCCGCCGGTCTTCTTGGTCCTCCTCTGCCACGGCGTCTCCCTGGCGCTCtccacctcctccccttcctcctCGTCCCCCTCGGAGACGGGGCCAATGGAGGACCGCTCGTTTTCCGCCTCGGCGGCAGCCTCGGCCTccctttcctcctcttcctccaccgTCTCCAGCACGAACAGCCCGTGGCCCTCACCGCCAAGCCGCCCCCCTtgcaccgccgccaccaccacctcctcctcctcctggtagtGCACGACGTCCTTCCTCTTcctcgccccgccaccgccggcaccaCCGCCGCACATCCCGGACGGAGCCACGGGCGCGGGCCCCACGGCCGCCGCCGCGGTAGCCACAACGGACATCGCGTCCGGCCGTGAAGGGTGCTGCAGCTGCTCTCATCAATGGCGCCCGCAGGCCTCGGCGCGCGGCTCAGACGCCCATGGCCTCGGCCACCATTGGAGCTGCTATTATTGCTCTCGTCGCGATGGTTCGGAGGACAGAAGGAGAGGATGGGAGCGGCGCGGGGGAGTATATAGGCCGGCTCCGGGGCCGGGGAGGGAGACGGGTGGACAGGGACGCGTGGAGGGGGGGACGTGTCGGAAGGGGCGAGGGTGACGGGCGCGCCAGACAGCGGAGGCTGCATGCACGCCAACACGTTTTGGCTTAGCCTTTTGCGTGCCCATGCCCCGTATATGGCGCGCCTTTTGTTTTGCCTAATCAAAGCTTATCGGCAACCATGGCTTCCTCTTCTAGCACTTTCCGTCTCATTTCCGTGAAGTTTCCCGGGTAATTTCTTGCCAATGCTATATATTTTGAATCGCCTCAAGCTACAACAATGAGTGTCGTGCGGATCATGGGAAGACCTTCACTAGGTTCGTGACACAATGGCGTATGATAGTTTACAATGTTTCTTTGTCACGAGATAGTAAAGTGATCACAATCAAGACACACATACAATCTACATATACAACACATTCATGTCACCACAGACTTGTGAAATTTGGTGTCTCGGATGCATGCTATGAATAGAGCGGGACATAAGAGGTTCACTTAATATGGCCACCTAAAATGTCGTATTCAATTTTTTGCTTTAGCTTAGCCTTTTGCATGTCCATGCCCCATATATGGCGCGATTTTTGTTTTGCCCAAATCAATGCCTTATCGGCAACCATGCTTCTATGGGTATCCCATGTGCAACATGGCATCTCACTCTTCACCTCTTCTCCTTGCCACGTCCCTCCGCACTTCCATCATGTTTCCAGGGTGATCTCTTGCCAACAATATAAATTGGCATTGAGTAGGGAAGGTTCCTACCAATAATTAATACCACATTTAGTGAAGTAAAAAAGGATGTTGGGTGTTTATTTTTTTTGGTTTACATGCGAAGGAGTCCAAAAACCGATGGgtcattaggctggtcatagtgggagtaacataggtagtaacatagatgcctcataagcaaaaatggtgatgtggcaagtagttaatgaggagagaggcaaatagagtaacataatatgttaccatcacatagcggtttccaatgcataataagtctacaaagtaataaatgaaggcaactatgttaccacacctatgacactacccactatgaaggtagtaacatagactagtaacatatgtatgttactagtctaagttactccccactatgaccagccttataaaGGCAGTCTCAATGCCACTCACCATGGCGAGTCCGTGTTGGCCACTCTTGTTATATTTATATTTAGGTCTAGCATCAAATGTTTATGTTTTAGCTGCATAGATTTATTTTTTGTGTTC
It contains:
- the LOC119340159 gene encoding uncharacterized protein LOC119340159 yields the protein MSVVATAAAAVGPAPVAPSGMCGGGAGGGGARKRKDVVHYQEEEEVVVAAVQGGRLGGEGHGLFVLETVEEEEEREAEAAAEAENERSSIGPVSEGDEEEGEEVESARETPWQRRTKKTGGLASLDALDDALPIKRGLSSFFSGKSRSFANLQDVAGAGTTSSKDVLAKPENPFNKRRRILRCCSIRRVSSTSLTALPPFLPPEPSFNIGNDGVINGGGGGSGGSG